A window of Phocoena phocoena chromosome 6, mPhoPho1.1, whole genome shotgun sequence contains these coding sequences:
- the SH2D3C gene encoding SH2 domain-containing protein 3C isoform X4, translated as MTERCSLWSALSAAACCFYRGSFVQFSKEKYILDSSPEKLHKELEEELKLSSTDLRSHAWYHGRIPREVSETLVQRNGDFLIRDSLTSLGDYVLTCRWRNQALHFKINKVVVKAGESYTHIQYLFEQESFDHVPALVRYHVGSRKAVSEQSGAIIYCPVNRTFPLRYLEACYGLGQGGGKAASPASPSGPKGSHVKRRSVTMTDGLTADKVTRSDGCPASTSLPHPRESIRNCALSMDQIPDLHSPVSPISESPSSPAYSTVTRVHTAPAAPSATALPASPVTRRSSEPQLCPGSAGESDKGPYSSPPHTRCEASPSPSLSSYSDPDSGHYCQLQPPVRGSREWAAAEASSRQARSYGERLKELSENGAPEGDWGRTFTVPIVEATSSFNPATFQSLLIPKDNRPLEMGLLHKVKELLAEVDARTLAQHVTKVDCLVARILGVTKEMQTLMGVRWGMELLTLPHGRQLRLDLLERFHTMSIMLAVDILGCTGSAEERAALLHKTIQLAAELRGTMGNMFSFAAVMGALDMAQIARLEQTWVTLRQRHTEGAILYEKKLKPFLKSLNEGKEGPPLSNTTFPHVLPLITLLECDSAPAEGPEPWGSTEHGVEVVLAHLEAARTVAHHGGLYHTNAEVKLQGFQARPELLEVFSTEFQMRLLWGSQGASSSQARRYEKFDKVLTALSHKLEPAVRSSEL; from the exons TTCTCCAAGGAGAAGTACATCCTGGACTCATCGCCTGAGAAGTTGCACAAAGAGTTGGAGGAAGAGCTCAAACTCAGCAGCACAGATCTCCGCAGCCACGCCTGGTACCATGGCCGCATCCCCCGTGAG GTCTCCGAGACCCTGGTGCAGCGCAATGGTGACTTCCTCATCCGGGACTCGCTCACCAGCCTGGGCGACTATGTGCTCACCTGCCGCTGGCGCAACCAGGCCTTGCACTTCAAGATCAACAAGGTTGTGGTGAAGGCGGGTGAGAGCTACACCCACATCCAGTACCTGTTCGAGCAGGAGAGCTTCGACCACGTGCCGGCCCTTGTGCGGTATCACGTGGGCAGCCGCAAGGCTGTGTCAGAGCAGAGTGGCGCCATCATCTACTGCCCCGTCAACCGCACCTTCCCGCTGCGCTACCTGGAGGCCTGCTACGGCCTGGGCCAGGGCGGTGGCAAGGCTGCCAGCCCCGCCAGCCCCTCAGGCCCCAAGGGCAGCCACGTGAAGCGGCGCAGCGTCACCATGACTGACGGGCTCACCGCCGACAAGGTCACCCGCAGTGATGGCTGCCCCGCCAG CACatcactgccccacccccgggAATCCATCCGCAACTGTGCACTCAGCATGGACCAGATCCCAGACCTGCACTCTCCCGTGTCCCCCATCTCTGAGAGCCCCAGCTCCCCCGCCTATAGTACCG TGACCCGTGTCCACACCGCCCCTGCCGCCCCCTCAGCCACAGCGCTGCCTGCCTCCCCTGTCACCCGCCGCTCCAGTGAACCCCAGCTGTGTCCTGGAAGTGCCGGGGAGTCGGACAAGGGCCCTTACTCCAGCCCCCCCCACACCCGCTGCGAGGCCTCCCCATCACCTTCGCTCAGCAGCTACAGCGACCCGGACTCTGGCCATTACTGCCAGCTGCAGCCTCCTGTCCGTGGCAGCCGAGAGTGGGCAGCAGCCGAGGCCTCCAGCCGCCAGGCCAGGAGCTATGGGGAGAGGCTTAAGGAACTGTCAGAAAATGGGGCCCCCGAAGGGGACTGGGGTAGGACCTTCACAGTCCCCATCGTGGAAGCCACCTCTTCCTTCAACCCGGCTACCTTCCAGTCACTACTGATCCCCAAAGATAACCGGCCACTGGAGATGGGCCTCCTGCATAAAGTCAAGGAGCTGCTCGCAGAGGTCGATGCCCGGACGCTGGCCCAGCATGTCACCAAGGTTGACTGCCTG GTTGCTAGGATACTGGGCGTTACCAAGGAGATGCAGACCCTAATGGGAGTCCGCTGGGGCATGGAGCTGCTCACTCTTCCCCATGGCCGGCAGCTACGACTAGACCTACTGGAAAG GTTCCACACCATGTCCATCATGCTGGCCGTGGACATCCTGGGCTGCACGGGCTCCGCTGAGGAGCGGGCAGCTCTTCTGCACAAGACCATCCAGCTGGCGGCCGAGCTTCGGGGGACCATGGGAAACATGTTCAGCTTCGCTGCAGTCATGGGCGCCCTGGATATGGCCCAG ATTGCCCGGCTGGAGCAGACATGGGTGACTCTGCGGCAGCGACACACGGAGGGAGCCATCCTCTACGAGAAGAAGCTCAAGCCATTTCTCAAGAGCCTCAATGAAGGCAAAG AAGGCCCGCCGCTGAGCAACACCACATTTCCTCACGTGCTGCCACTCATCACTCTGCTGGAGTGTGACTCCGCCCCGGCCGAGGGCCCCGAGCCCTGGGGCAGCACAGAGCACGGCGTGGAGGTGGTGCTGGCCCACCTGGAGGCTGCCCGCACCGTGGCACACCACGGCGGCCTGTATCACACCAATGCCGAGGTCAAGCTGCAGG GGTTCCAGGCCCGGCCAGAGCTCCTCGAGGTGTTCAGCACCGAGTTCCAGATGCGCCTCCTCTGGGGCAGCCAGGGCGCCAGCAGCAGCCAGGCCCGGCGCTATGAGAAGTTCGACAAGGTCCTCACTGCCCTGTCCCACAAACTGGAGCCTGCCGTCCGCTCTAGCGAGCTGTGA
- the SH2D3C gene encoding SH2 domain-containing protein 3C isoform X2, translated as MTAVGRRCPALGPRGATGEPEAGGDYVKFSKEKYILDSSPEKLHKELEEELKLSSTDLRSHAWYHGRIPREVSETLVQRNGDFLIRDSLTSLGDYVLTCRWRNQALHFKINKVVVKAGESYTHIQYLFEQESFDHVPALVRYHVGSRKAVSEQSGAIIYCPVNRTFPLRYLEACYGLGQGGGKAASPASPSGPKGSHVKRRSVTMTDGLTADKVTRSDGCPASTSLPHPRESIRNCALSMDQIPDLHSPVSPISESPSSPAYSTVTRVHTAPAAPSATALPASPVTRRSSEPQLCPGSAGESDKGPYSSPPHTRCEASPSPSLSSYSDPDSGHYCQLQPPVRGSREWAAAEASSRQARSYGERLKELSENGAPEGDWGRTFTVPIVEATSSFNPATFQSLLIPKDNRPLEMGLLHKVKELLAEVDARTLAQHVTKVDCLVARILGVTKEMQTLMGVRWGMELLTLPHGRQLRLDLLERFHTMSIMLAVDILGCTGSAEERAALLHKTIQLAAELRGTMGNMFSFAAVMGALDMAQIARLEQTWVTLRQRHTEGAILYEKKLKPFLKSLNEGKEGPPLSNTTFPHVLPLITLLECDSAPAEGPEPWGSTEHGVEVVLAHLEAARTVAHHGGLYHTNAEVKLQGFQARPELLEVFSTEFQMRLLWGSQGASSSQARRYEKFDKVLTALSHKLEPAVRSSEL; from the exons TTCTCCAAGGAGAAGTACATCCTGGACTCATCGCCTGAGAAGTTGCACAAAGAGTTGGAGGAAGAGCTCAAACTCAGCAGCACAGATCTCCGCAGCCACGCCTGGTACCATGGCCGCATCCCCCGTGAG GTCTCCGAGACCCTGGTGCAGCGCAATGGTGACTTCCTCATCCGGGACTCGCTCACCAGCCTGGGCGACTATGTGCTCACCTGCCGCTGGCGCAACCAGGCCTTGCACTTCAAGATCAACAAGGTTGTGGTGAAGGCGGGTGAGAGCTACACCCACATCCAGTACCTGTTCGAGCAGGAGAGCTTCGACCACGTGCCGGCCCTTGTGCGGTATCACGTGGGCAGCCGCAAGGCTGTGTCAGAGCAGAGTGGCGCCATCATCTACTGCCCCGTCAACCGCACCTTCCCGCTGCGCTACCTGGAGGCCTGCTACGGCCTGGGCCAGGGCGGTGGCAAGGCTGCCAGCCCCGCCAGCCCCTCAGGCCCCAAGGGCAGCCACGTGAAGCGGCGCAGCGTCACCATGACTGACGGGCTCACCGCCGACAAGGTCACCCGCAGTGATGGCTGCCCCGCCAG CACatcactgccccacccccgggAATCCATCCGCAACTGTGCACTCAGCATGGACCAGATCCCAGACCTGCACTCTCCCGTGTCCCCCATCTCTGAGAGCCCCAGCTCCCCCGCCTATAGTACCG TGACCCGTGTCCACACCGCCCCTGCCGCCCCCTCAGCCACAGCGCTGCCTGCCTCCCCTGTCACCCGCCGCTCCAGTGAACCCCAGCTGTGTCCTGGAAGTGCCGGGGAGTCGGACAAGGGCCCTTACTCCAGCCCCCCCCACACCCGCTGCGAGGCCTCCCCATCACCTTCGCTCAGCAGCTACAGCGACCCGGACTCTGGCCATTACTGCCAGCTGCAGCCTCCTGTCCGTGGCAGCCGAGAGTGGGCAGCAGCCGAGGCCTCCAGCCGCCAGGCCAGGAGCTATGGGGAGAGGCTTAAGGAACTGTCAGAAAATGGGGCCCCCGAAGGGGACTGGGGTAGGACCTTCACAGTCCCCATCGTGGAAGCCACCTCTTCCTTCAACCCGGCTACCTTCCAGTCACTACTGATCCCCAAAGATAACCGGCCACTGGAGATGGGCCTCCTGCATAAAGTCAAGGAGCTGCTCGCAGAGGTCGATGCCCGGACGCTGGCCCAGCATGTCACCAAGGTTGACTGCCTG GTTGCTAGGATACTGGGCGTTACCAAGGAGATGCAGACCCTAATGGGAGTCCGCTGGGGCATGGAGCTGCTCACTCTTCCCCATGGCCGGCAGCTACGACTAGACCTACTGGAAAG GTTCCACACCATGTCCATCATGCTGGCCGTGGACATCCTGGGCTGCACGGGCTCCGCTGAGGAGCGGGCAGCTCTTCTGCACAAGACCATCCAGCTGGCGGCCGAGCTTCGGGGGACCATGGGAAACATGTTCAGCTTCGCTGCAGTCATGGGCGCCCTGGATATGGCCCAG ATTGCCCGGCTGGAGCAGACATGGGTGACTCTGCGGCAGCGACACACGGAGGGAGCCATCCTCTACGAGAAGAAGCTCAAGCCATTTCTCAAGAGCCTCAATGAAGGCAAAG AAGGCCCGCCGCTGAGCAACACCACATTTCCTCACGTGCTGCCACTCATCACTCTGCTGGAGTGTGACTCCGCCCCGGCCGAGGGCCCCGAGCCCTGGGGCAGCACAGAGCACGGCGTGGAGGTGGTGCTGGCCCACCTGGAGGCTGCCCGCACCGTGGCACACCACGGCGGCCTGTATCACACCAATGCCGAGGTCAAGCTGCAGG GGTTCCAGGCCCGGCCAGAGCTCCTCGAGGTGTTCAGCACCGAGTTCCAGATGCGCCTCCTCTGGGGCAGCCAGGGCGCCAGCAGCAGCCAGGCCCGGCGCTATGAGAAGTTCGACAAGGTCCTCACTGCCCTGTCCCACAAACTGGAGCCTGCCGTCCGCTCTAGCGAGCTGTGA
- the SH2D3C gene encoding SH2 domain-containing protein 3C isoform X3 — MTERCSLWSALSAAACCFYRGSFVQVQFSKEKYILDSSPEKLHKELEEELKLSSTDLRSHAWYHGRIPREVSETLVQRNGDFLIRDSLTSLGDYVLTCRWRNQALHFKINKVVVKAGESYTHIQYLFEQESFDHVPALVRYHVGSRKAVSEQSGAIIYCPVNRTFPLRYLEACYGLGQGGGKAASPASPSGPKGSHVKRRSVTMTDGLTADKVTRSDGCPASTSLPHPRESIRNCALSMDQIPDLHSPVSPISESPSSPAYSTVTRVHTAPAAPSATALPASPVTRRSSEPQLCPGSAGESDKGPYSSPPHTRCEASPSPSLSSYSDPDSGHYCQLQPPVRGSREWAAAEASSRQARSYGERLKELSENGAPEGDWGRTFTVPIVEATSSFNPATFQSLLIPKDNRPLEMGLLHKVKELLAEVDARTLAQHVTKVDCLVARILGVTKEMQTLMGVRWGMELLTLPHGRQLRLDLLERFHTMSIMLAVDILGCTGSAEERAALLHKTIQLAAELRGTMGNMFSFAAVMGALDMAQIARLEQTWVTLRQRHTEGAILYEKKLKPFLKSLNEGKEGPPLSNTTFPHVLPLITLLECDSAPAEGPEPWGSTEHGVEVVLAHLEAARTVAHHGGLYHTNAEVKLQGFQARPELLEVFSTEFQMRLLWGSQGASSSQARRYEKFDKVLTALSHKLEPAVRSSEL; from the exons TTCTCCAAGGAGAAGTACATCCTGGACTCATCGCCTGAGAAGTTGCACAAAGAGTTGGAGGAAGAGCTCAAACTCAGCAGCACAGATCTCCGCAGCCACGCCTGGTACCATGGCCGCATCCCCCGTGAG GTCTCCGAGACCCTGGTGCAGCGCAATGGTGACTTCCTCATCCGGGACTCGCTCACCAGCCTGGGCGACTATGTGCTCACCTGCCGCTGGCGCAACCAGGCCTTGCACTTCAAGATCAACAAGGTTGTGGTGAAGGCGGGTGAGAGCTACACCCACATCCAGTACCTGTTCGAGCAGGAGAGCTTCGACCACGTGCCGGCCCTTGTGCGGTATCACGTGGGCAGCCGCAAGGCTGTGTCAGAGCAGAGTGGCGCCATCATCTACTGCCCCGTCAACCGCACCTTCCCGCTGCGCTACCTGGAGGCCTGCTACGGCCTGGGCCAGGGCGGTGGCAAGGCTGCCAGCCCCGCCAGCCCCTCAGGCCCCAAGGGCAGCCACGTGAAGCGGCGCAGCGTCACCATGACTGACGGGCTCACCGCCGACAAGGTCACCCGCAGTGATGGCTGCCCCGCCAG CACatcactgccccacccccgggAATCCATCCGCAACTGTGCACTCAGCATGGACCAGATCCCAGACCTGCACTCTCCCGTGTCCCCCATCTCTGAGAGCCCCAGCTCCCCCGCCTATAGTACCG TGACCCGTGTCCACACCGCCCCTGCCGCCCCCTCAGCCACAGCGCTGCCTGCCTCCCCTGTCACCCGCCGCTCCAGTGAACCCCAGCTGTGTCCTGGAAGTGCCGGGGAGTCGGACAAGGGCCCTTACTCCAGCCCCCCCCACACCCGCTGCGAGGCCTCCCCATCACCTTCGCTCAGCAGCTACAGCGACCCGGACTCTGGCCATTACTGCCAGCTGCAGCCTCCTGTCCGTGGCAGCCGAGAGTGGGCAGCAGCCGAGGCCTCCAGCCGCCAGGCCAGGAGCTATGGGGAGAGGCTTAAGGAACTGTCAGAAAATGGGGCCCCCGAAGGGGACTGGGGTAGGACCTTCACAGTCCCCATCGTGGAAGCCACCTCTTCCTTCAACCCGGCTACCTTCCAGTCACTACTGATCCCCAAAGATAACCGGCCACTGGAGATGGGCCTCCTGCATAAAGTCAAGGAGCTGCTCGCAGAGGTCGATGCCCGGACGCTGGCCCAGCATGTCACCAAGGTTGACTGCCTG GTTGCTAGGATACTGGGCGTTACCAAGGAGATGCAGACCCTAATGGGAGTCCGCTGGGGCATGGAGCTGCTCACTCTTCCCCATGGCCGGCAGCTACGACTAGACCTACTGGAAAG GTTCCACACCATGTCCATCATGCTGGCCGTGGACATCCTGGGCTGCACGGGCTCCGCTGAGGAGCGGGCAGCTCTTCTGCACAAGACCATCCAGCTGGCGGCCGAGCTTCGGGGGACCATGGGAAACATGTTCAGCTTCGCTGCAGTCATGGGCGCCCTGGATATGGCCCAG ATTGCCCGGCTGGAGCAGACATGGGTGACTCTGCGGCAGCGACACACGGAGGGAGCCATCCTCTACGAGAAGAAGCTCAAGCCATTTCTCAAGAGCCTCAATGAAGGCAAAG AAGGCCCGCCGCTGAGCAACACCACATTTCCTCACGTGCTGCCACTCATCACTCTGCTGGAGTGTGACTCCGCCCCGGCCGAGGGCCCCGAGCCCTGGGGCAGCACAGAGCACGGCGTGGAGGTGGTGCTGGCCCACCTGGAGGCTGCCCGCACCGTGGCACACCACGGCGGCCTGTATCACACCAATGCCGAGGTCAAGCTGCAGG GGTTCCAGGCCCGGCCAGAGCTCCTCGAGGTGTTCAGCACCGAGTTCCAGATGCGCCTCCTCTGGGGCAGCCAGGGCGCCAGCAGCAGCCAGGCCCGGCGCTATGAGAAGTTCGACAAGGTCCTCACTGCCCTGTCCCACAAACTGGAGCCTGCCGTCCGCTCTAGCGAGCTGTGA